A genomic window from Alkalihalobacillus sp. AL-G includes:
- a CDS encoding polysaccharide biosynthesis protein — protein sequence MNQTDIQKSFWRGTFIVSGAAILVKVLSAFYRIPYQNIAGDLGLYVYQQVYPFYAIAFALSLYGFPLMLSKLLSEHTGDNDIKDILSNSFTGLSLFFVGLFVTLYSISPVISGFMHDPMLTKPLQVASFAFLFVPILSVTRGYFQAEGEMVPTAVSQVLEQFVRVSMIILLTVWLVSQGSDHYSVGSGAIFGGLVGSLVSVVVLLLYVRNLEGGTPFNINSLKTSRMIPTLWVLLKGGFAICVTTVMLALFQLIDAFQVVPALLESGAGLREAIVSKGIFDRGQPLLQLGTVIATAMALPLIPFIAKAKQNHDNAQIKTFTGVSLKFSFIFGGAAAVGLSVIIVPTNVFLYQDADGSFALGLLSAAILFGSLAITSSAVLQGLGKIGYPVLFIFVALIVKGLLNSVLIPMFGIAGSALSTVIGTAIVTILNMIMIDRLTDVFKSQRFYSWKVITALVLMAIATSLWKELWMVLYTLEGRTYAGFVALSSVMVGGIVFVKALLYQNVWKKEEIAMLPKGQALLRLLYKERIGGNG from the coding sequence TTGAATCAAACAGATATACAAAAATCGTTTTGGAGAGGAACGTTTATCGTTTCCGGTGCAGCTATACTCGTAAAGGTACTAAGTGCCTTTTACCGAATTCCGTATCAAAACATTGCTGGTGATCTCGGACTTTATGTATACCAGCAGGTTTATCCTTTTTATGCAATCGCATTTGCACTGAGCCTATATGGATTCCCGTTAATGCTATCAAAATTACTTTCGGAGCATACAGGCGATAACGATATAAAAGATATCCTTTCAAATTCATTTACAGGCTTAAGTCTCTTTTTCGTTGGGTTATTTGTGACCCTTTACAGCATATCTCCGGTCATTTCAGGATTCATGCATGATCCGATGCTTACGAAACCATTGCAGGTCGCTTCATTTGCCTTTTTGTTTGTACCTATTCTTTCAGTTACACGTGGATATTTCCAAGCGGAAGGAGAAATGGTACCAACTGCTGTTTCGCAGGTACTTGAGCAATTTGTTCGGGTCAGTATGATCATTCTATTGACTGTATGGTTGGTCTCTCAGGGCTCAGACCATTATTCTGTTGGTAGTGGTGCGATCTTTGGCGGATTAGTCGGAAGCCTAGTGTCAGTCGTTGTCTTGCTTTTATATGTTAGAAATCTGGAGGGTGGTACACCATTTAATATCAACTCCTTAAAGACGTCCCGGATGATTCCTACCCTATGGGTATTATTAAAGGGTGGTTTTGCAATCTGTGTCACCACTGTCATGCTCGCATTGTTCCAGTTGATTGATGCGTTTCAAGTCGTACCGGCTCTATTAGAATCAGGTGCAGGTTTGCGAGAAGCAATAGTGAGCAAAGGGATTTTTGACCGTGGACAGCCCCTATTGCAATTAGGAACCGTAATTGCAACCGCAATGGCATTACCACTCATTCCTTTTATTGCTAAGGCAAAACAAAATCACGACAATGCCCAGATCAAAACATTTACAGGCGTCTCACTCAAATTTAGTTTTATATTCGGTGGAGCTGCGGCGGTCGGTCTCTCTGTCATCATCGTTCCGACAAATGTTTTTTTGTATCAGGATGCAGATGGATCGTTTGCATTAGGACTGCTTAGTGCAGCAATATTGTTCGGATCACTCGCCATCACGTCTTCGGCGGTTTTACAAGGACTCGGGAAAATCGGTTATCCAGTACTGTTCATTTTTGTCGCGTTAATCGTAAAAGGATTATTGAACAGTGTACTGATTCCGATGTTTGGAATTGCTGGTAGTGCACTATCAACGGTAATCGGGACGGCAATCGTAACCATTTTAAATATGATAATGATCGATCGTTTGACCGATGTGTTTAAAAGCCAACGTTTTTATAGCTGGAAGGTCATAACCGCACTTGTCCTAATGGCGATTGCTACATCTTTGTGGAAAGAGCTCTGGATGGTGCTGTACACACTTGAAGGCAGAACCTATGCAGGTTTTGTTGCACTATCTAGCGTAATGGTAGGTGGGATCGTATTTGTAAAAGCGCTCTTGTACCAGAATGTTTGGAAAAAGGAAGAGATTGCGATGCTTCCAAAAGGACAAGCTCTACTTCGCTTGCTATACAAGGAAAGGATCGGTGGGAATGGGTAA
- the mazG gene encoding nucleoside triphosphate pyrophosphohydrolase, whose translation MGNTITVIGLGAGDLEQMPLGVYKQLKEAPHLFLRTKEHPVVKELENEGIEFKSFDHLYEQASDFSSVYREIVNQLWKESETNSIVYAVPGHPLVAEQTVQLLLQEKNDQQASVVLNGGQSFLDAMFQVLQIDPIEGFQLLDGVSLTAEQPNLQQHVIIAQVYDSFTASHVKLLLMERYSDDYPVTVVTAAGTKQESLVTVPLYELDRHVEVNNLTAIYLAPIKDSALLNREFSTLKDVIRTLRGPNGCPWDKKQTHESLRKYLLEEAYEVIEAIDEEDDDHLAEELGDVLLQVMLHSQIGEDEGYFTVEDVIESITEKMIRRHPHVFGDEKLSSPEEVTEVWNEIKKAEKSNDKQESKSLLDTISKSIPTLTRAELLQKKAAKVGFDWKEAEPIHDKIHEELKEFQDAVDDSDRDRMEAEFGDCLFALVNLARYYKVDPQLALGRTNRKFYDRFRYIEQELTKQGISFDETNLEEMDVLWEQAKILPKKKESTDF comes from the coding sequence ATGGGTAATACGATTACGGTAATAGGACTCGGAGCAGGAGACTTGGAACAAATGCCACTCGGAGTTTATAAACAGCTTAAAGAAGCGCCTCACTTATTTTTAAGAACAAAGGAACATCCAGTCGTAAAGGAGCTTGAAAACGAGGGAATAGAGTTTAAAAGCTTCGACCACCTATATGAACAGGCGTCCGATTTTAGCAGTGTTTACCGGGAGATTGTGAACCAGCTCTGGAAGGAGTCTGAAACGAACAGCATTGTTTATGCGGTCCCTGGACATCCACTTGTCGCAGAACAAACGGTCCAACTGCTTTTACAGGAAAAAAATGATCAACAAGCAAGTGTCGTTTTGAATGGGGGGCAAAGCTTTCTGGACGCAATGTTTCAGGTGCTGCAAATCGATCCGATCGAAGGATTCCAGCTCTTAGACGGAGTTTCACTAACTGCGGAACAGCCTAATTTACAGCAGCACGTTATCATTGCACAGGTGTATGATTCCTTTACAGCCTCACATGTAAAACTGCTATTGATGGAACGATATTCAGATGACTATCCGGTTACTGTGGTTACGGCAGCAGGCACGAAACAGGAATCGCTTGTGACCGTCCCATTGTATGAGCTGGACCGTCATGTCGAAGTGAATAATTTAACAGCCATTTATTTGGCACCGATTAAGGACTCTGCTCTATTAAACCGGGAATTCTCAACACTTAAAGACGTGATTCGTACGTTACGAGGACCGAACGGCTGCCCTTGGGATAAGAAACAAACACATGAAAGCTTACGAAAGTATCTGCTTGAGGAAGCGTACGAGGTAATCGAAGCGATTGATGAAGAAGATGATGACCATCTCGCAGAAGAGCTTGGTGATGTGTTGCTTCAGGTCATGCTTCATTCGCAAATTGGTGAGGATGAGGGTTATTTTACAGTTGAGGATGTGATTGAATCAATCACTGAAAAAATGATCCGCCGCCACCCGCACGTTTTTGGAGACGAAAAGCTCTCTTCACCAGAAGAAGTGACGGAAGTATGGAATGAGATTAAAAAAGCCGAGAAATCCAATGATAAACAAGAATCCAAATCGCTCCTAGACACTATCTCTAAAAGTATCCCAACATTAACGAGGGCTGAGCTATTGCAAAAGAAAGCAGCGAAAGTAGGATTTGATTGGAAAGAGGCTGAGCCGATCCACGATAAAATTCATGAAGAGCTTAAAGAGTTTCAGGATGCAGTCGATGATAGTGATAGGGACAGGATGGAGGCTGAGTTTGGAGATTGTTTGTTTGCACTCGTGAATCTTGCTCGTTATTATAAGGTTGATCCCCAGCTGGCCCTCGGACGCACGAATCGGAAGTTTTATGACCGGTTCCGTTATATCGAGCAAGAACTGACGAAACAAGGGATTTCTTTTGATGAAACAAACCTAGAAGAAATGGATGTCCTTTGGGAACAAGCAAAAATTTTACCGAAAAAGAAGGAATCAACGGATTTTTAG
- a CDS encoding HU family DNA-binding protein, giving the protein MNKNDLITNIAEKSGMTKKDVETVVNGVLSEITGALKDGSKVQFVGFGTFETRERSSRSGRNPQTGETINIPASTVPAFRAGNKLKDAVK; this is encoded by the coding sequence ATGAACAAAAACGATTTGATTACGAATATCGCTGAAAAGTCTGGTATGACAAAGAAAGATGTAGAAACGGTTGTAAATGGTGTTCTTTCAGAAATCACAGGTGCACTTAAAGATGGAAGCAAGGTTCAGTTCGTTGGTTTTGGAACGTTTGAAACAAGAGAGCGTTCAAGCCGCTCTGGTCGCAACCCACAAACCGGTGAAACAATTAACATCCCAGCATCTACTGTTCCGGCATTCCGTGCAGGAAACAAGCTGAAAGACGCAGTAAAATAA
- a CDS encoding RNA-binding S4 domain-containing protein — translation MRLDKFLKVSRLIKRRTVAKEISDQGRILINGNAAKASSTVQPGDELQIRFGQKIVTIQVEQLKETTKKEDAASMYTVLSETRTQEEV, via the coding sequence ATGCGCTTAGACAAGTTTTTAAAGGTTTCCCGCCTGATCAAGCGACGGACAGTCGCAAAGGAAATATCTGATCAAGGTAGAATCCTGATTAATGGGAACGCCGCTAAGGCTTCCTCAACTGTTCAACCAGGGGATGAGCTTCAAATCCGATTCGGGCAAAAGATCGTCACGATCCAGGTTGAACAACTTAAAGAGACCACAAAAAAAGAGGATGCAGCCTCAATGTATACTGTCTTAAGCGAGACTCGAACGCAGGAAGAGGTATAA
- a CDS encoding 50S ribosomal protein L25/general stress protein Ctc: MALNLTANKRNDFTRSSTKKLREEGQLPAVFYGKGSNQPISLDRLDFVKTVREGGINGVITLTVDKSKHSVMVQDLQMDHLKDLIIHADFKEINLNEETDADVPIHLVGEAAGAKEGGVVQHFLHDVSIRALPADIPSEIEVNVEELNISDAFTVADLIENSSYQILTDPEEVVVSVTPPTEEPEEEEAEETDAEPEVIKESDKTEGEENDKE; encoded by the coding sequence ATGGCATTGAATTTAACTGCTAACAAAAGAAATGATTTCACGCGTTCATCTACGAAAAAATTACGTGAAGAGGGACAGCTTCCAGCAGTGTTTTATGGAAAAGGGAGTAATCAACCCATTTCATTGGATCGGCTTGACTTCGTTAAGACAGTTCGTGAAGGTGGCATCAATGGCGTTATTACATTAACAGTGGATAAAAGCAAGCATTCTGTAATGGTCCAAGATCTCCAAATGGATCATTTGAAAGACTTGATCATTCATGCGGATTTCAAAGAGATCAACCTGAATGAAGAAACAGATGCTGATGTACCGATCCACCTCGTTGGTGAAGCCGCTGGTGCGAAAGAAGGCGGAGTCGTTCAGCATTTCTTACACGATGTTTCGATTCGGGCTTTACCTGCAGACATTCCAAGTGAAATTGAAGTTAACGTCGAAGAATTGAACATCAGCGATGCATTTACGGTAGCAGACCTAATAGAAAATTCATCTTATCAAATTCTGACAGATCCAGAAGAGGTCGTTGTTTCTGTAACACCACCTACTGAGGAACCGGAGGAAGAGGAAGCAGAGGAAACGGATGCAGAACCTGAAGTTATCAAGGAAAGTGATAAAACAGAGGGTGAAGAGAACGATAAGGAATAA
- the yabP gene encoding sporulation protein YabP has protein sequence MDQYYDYNGQSYNKSTTTAPDHDVKMRGRKALDITGVKQVESFDNEEFLLETSMGFLAVRGYNLKMKNLNLDQGLVSIEGKVYDLVYLDQQQGDKSKGFFSKLFK, from the coding sequence ATGGATCAATATTATGATTACAATGGACAGTCCTACAATAAATCCACCACAACAGCACCTGATCACGACGTCAAAATGCGTGGCAGGAAAGCACTGGATATAACAGGTGTAAAGCAGGTTGAGAGCTTTGATAATGAAGAATTCCTGTTGGAAACCTCAATGGGCTTTCTAGCTGTAAGAGGTTACAACCTAAAAATGAAAAATCTTAACCTGGATCAAGGCCTTGTCTCCATCGAAGGTAAAGTATATGATTTGGTTTACCTCGATCAGCAACAGGGTGATAAATCCAAAGGATTCTTTAGCAAGCTATTCAAATGA
- the pth gene encoding aminoacyl-tRNA hydrolase: MKVIVGLGNPGAKFENTKHNVGFKVIDQLSERLSIPLNKQKFNGLFGIGNVGEHKICLLKPLTYMNRSGDSVVPLMNYYNVDVEDLLVIYDDLDLVPGKLRLRGKGSAGGHNGMKSIIQHLGTQEFKRVRIGIGRPEVGEAVPDYVLKTFRPDQRPQIDEALQRSTEACEDWVKLPFTQVMNQYNG; this comes from the coding sequence ATGAAAGTGATAGTCGGCCTGGGTAATCCGGGTGCTAAATTTGAAAACACAAAACATAATGTTGGTTTTAAGGTGATCGATCAATTATCCGAGAGACTTTCGATTCCACTTAATAAGCAAAAGTTTAATGGGTTGTTTGGAATAGGAAATGTTGGGGAGCATAAAATATGCTTACTAAAGCCATTAACCTACATGAATCGGTCGGGTGATTCTGTCGTTCCTTTAATGAACTATTATAATGTAGATGTAGAGGACCTTTTAGTCATCTATGATGATTTAGATCTAGTTCCAGGAAAGCTTCGTTTAAGGGGAAAAGGAAGCGCCGGAGGTCATAATGGGATGAAATCGATTATCCAGCATCTAGGTACTCAGGAATTTAAAAGGGTACGTATCGGTATCGGTCGACCTGAGGTTGGTGAAGCCGTTCCAGATTATGTGTTGAAAACCTTCCGCCCCGACCAAAGACCGCAGATTGATGAAGCACTACAGCGTTCAACAGAAGCATGCGAAGATTGGGTGAAGCTCCCGTTTACCCAAGTAATGAATCAGTATAACGGTTGA
- a CDS encoding ribose-phosphate diphosphokinase has translation MAKYEDSKLKVFTLNSNEGLAEEITEHIGVNLGKCSVTRFSDGEIQINIEESIRGGEVYVIQSTSSPVNEHIMELLIMIDALKRASANTINVVIPYYGYARQDRKARSREPITSKLVANLLETAGATRVITMDLHASQIQGFFDIPVDQLLGVPLLANYFEGKNLDDIIVVSPDHGGVTRARKMADRLKAPIAIIDKRRPRPNVAEVMNIVGNIEGKTAILIDDIIDTAGTITLAANALIENGATDVYACCTHPVLSGPAIERIENSKIKELVVTNTIALPEEKTSDKLTQLSVAQLLGEAIIRVHEQKSVSKLFD, from the coding sequence CCAATGAAGGTTTAGCAGAGGAAATTACTGAACATATCGGGGTCAATTTAGGGAAGTGTTCCGTTACAAGATTCAGTGATGGTGAAATTCAAATCAACATCGAAGAAAGCATTCGGGGTGGAGAAGTATATGTGATTCAATCTACTTCAAGCCCAGTGAATGAACACATCATGGAGCTCTTGATTATGATTGATGCATTGAAGCGTGCATCAGCGAACACAATCAATGTAGTAATCCCGTATTATGGATATGCACGTCAGGATCGTAAAGCTCGATCAAGAGAGCCGATTACATCTAAGCTTGTTGCAAACCTGTTGGAAACTGCCGGAGCTACGCGTGTGATTACGATGGATCTTCATGCCTCACAAATTCAAGGTTTCTTTGATATTCCTGTGGACCAGCTTCTCGGTGTACCACTTCTAGCAAATTATTTTGAAGGCAAGAACCTTGATGATATCATAGTCGTTTCACCTGATCACGGAGGAGTTACACGTGCAAGAAAAATGGCGGATCGTCTGAAGGCACCGATCGCGATCATTGATAAACGACGTCCTAGACCGAATGTAGCAGAGGTTATGAACATCGTTGGTAATATCGAAGGAAAAACAGCGATCCTGATTGATGACATCATCGATACTGCAGGAACCATTACACTTGCAGCAAATGCACTGATTGAAAATGGAGCAACCGATGTATATGCTTGCTGTACTCATCCGGTATTATCCGGCCCAGCGATTGAACGTATCGAAAACTCCAAAATCAAGGAACTTGTCGTAACGAACACGATCGCATTACCTGAAGAAAAAACAAGTGATAAGCTGACCCAATTATCAGTAGCGCAACTTCTAGGTGAAGCGATCATCCGTGTACACGAGCAAAAATCTGTAAGCAAGCTTTTTGATTAA
- the mfd gene encoding transcription-repair coupling factor has translation MQGLLHHFCDQDDFQSLVSGMKEGLKEQLVSGLSGSARTMMMACLYKTNQSPQLVVTHNLFQAQKLYEDLVELVGEEEVSLYPVNDLTSAEIAIASPELKSQRLDVLNRLSKQAKGIIVTPIAGLRRIIPPRSVWKDSQLGFEVGTDIDLDELKDKLVAIGYERSGMIASQGEFSIRGGILDIFPFTESQPVRIELFDTEVDSIRFFDVETQRSEKQMDNVSIGPAAEILLFEEQYRKGISEIEQGLARSLKKVKDDRVKEKLAEHIGYEVEQLRQKQTFQGIYKYISYYYDQPASLLDYLPEKTVVIMDEISRIQDTSSQLEKEEAEWQTTLLNQGEMLSGVTLSHQYEMLLQHSKKNFVYLSLFLRHVPHTNPQNIVNMTCKSMQNFHGQLNVLKAEIERWHKSKAAVVFLAANDDRAKRLERVLADYNISAEIVEGKTRIISSKNQIMIGDLNGGFELPMQKLVVLTEEEVFTKKSQKPRRPQKMSNAERIKSYSELKVGDYVVHINHGIGKYLGIETLEINGVHKDYLHLKYAGDDKLYVPVEQIDQVQKYVGSEASEPKVYKLGGSDWKKVKNKVKSSVQDIADDLIKLYAEREAAKGFAFSRDGGLQQEFESIFPYQETEDQLRAIDEIKEDMEKERPMDRLLCGDVGYGKTEVAIRAAFKAIHDGKQVALLVPTTILAQQHYETLQERFAEFPVTIKSLSRFRSRKEQTETLKGLKQGTVDIVIGTHRLLSKDVKFKELGLLIIDEEQRFGVTHKEKIKQMKTNVDVLTLTATPIPRTLHMSMLGVRDLSVIETPPENRFPVQTYVVEYSGNMIREAIERELSRGGQVYFLYNRVESISRMAEQISMLVPDARIAYAHGQMKENELEAVMIDFLEGNYDVLVSTTIIETGVDIPNVNTLIVHDADKMGLSQLYQLRGRVGRSNRVAYSYFMYQRDKVLTEVAEKRLQAIKEFTELGSGFKIAMRDLTIRGAGNLLGAQQHGFIDSVGFDLYSQMLKEAIEERKGDKPKEVTVNLELDIDVDAYIPSLYISDEKQKIDMYKRFKAINSLDDVMDLKDEMIDRFGDYPEQVANLFSVSRIKMLAQKEKVLKVEKIKNHQIQILLSKEATLRIDGSKLFEIVNKIGRHVNLGMAGEQIKVLINRRHLSDSKLLDTIETVMNQFPNAKKEPVQA, from the coding sequence ATGCAAGGATTGCTTCATCATTTTTGCGATCAAGACGATTTCCAATCTCTTGTATCCGGAATGAAAGAAGGATTGAAGGAACAACTCGTATCAGGCCTGTCCGGGTCTGCCAGGACAATGATGATGGCCTGCCTATACAAAACGAATCAATCTCCTCAACTGGTCGTGACCCATAACCTTTTTCAAGCACAAAAGTTATACGAAGACCTTGTTGAACTGGTAGGTGAGGAAGAGGTTTCGTTATATCCTGTTAACGATTTGACATCTGCTGAGATTGCGATTGCAAGCCCTGAATTAAAATCACAGCGGCTTGACGTACTAAACAGGTTGAGCAAACAAGCGAAGGGGATTATCGTTACACCGATCGCTGGACTTAGACGGATCATTCCACCACGCTCGGTTTGGAAAGATAGTCAGCTTGGCTTTGAGGTCGGCACGGATATCGACCTTGATGAATTGAAGGATAAGTTAGTAGCAATCGGCTATGAGCGTTCGGGTATGATCGCTTCGCAGGGAGAATTCAGTATTCGGGGTGGAATTCTAGATATCTTTCCATTTACAGAGTCACAGCCGGTTCGTATAGAGCTTTTTGATACTGAAGTTGATTCAATTCGGTTTTTTGATGTCGAAACACAGCGTTCTGAGAAGCAAATGGATAACGTTTCGATAGGACCTGCAGCTGAAATTTTACTTTTCGAGGAACAATACCGAAAGGGCATTTCAGAGATTGAACAAGGCTTGGCTCGTTCGTTAAAAAAGGTTAAGGATGATCGTGTAAAAGAAAAGTTAGCTGAGCACATCGGTTATGAGGTGGAACAGCTTCGGCAAAAACAAACGTTCCAGGGAATTTATAAATACATTTCTTATTATTACGATCAACCCGCTAGTTTACTAGATTATTTACCGGAAAAAACCGTCGTCATCATGGATGAAATCAGCCGGATCCAGGATACTTCTTCTCAGTTGGAAAAAGAAGAGGCGGAATGGCAGACGACGCTGTTGAATCAAGGCGAGATGTTATCCGGGGTTACTTTATCCCATCAGTATGAGATGTTATTGCAGCATAGCAAAAAGAACTTTGTTTATTTATCCTTATTTCTCAGACATGTACCGCATACGAACCCGCAAAATATCGTTAATATGACCTGTAAGTCGATGCAGAATTTTCACGGACAGCTTAACGTACTTAAGGCTGAGATTGAACGCTGGCATAAAAGTAAGGCTGCCGTCGTTTTTCTTGCTGCAAATGATGATCGGGCAAAACGGCTTGAGCGAGTATTGGCTGATTATAATATTAGTGCCGAAATTGTCGAAGGGAAGACCCGGATCATTTCATCAAAAAATCAAATCATGATTGGAGATTTGAATGGGGGCTTTGAGCTTCCAATGCAAAAGCTCGTAGTGTTGACCGAGGAGGAAGTCTTCACTAAGAAATCCCAAAAGCCTCGACGACCTCAAAAAATGTCCAACGCTGAACGAATTAAAAGCTATTCTGAGCTTAAGGTTGGAGATTATGTCGTTCATATTAACCATGGAATCGGAAAATACCTTGGCATAGAGACGCTTGAAATCAATGGTGTCCATAAGGATTATCTTCATTTAAAATACGCAGGGGATGATAAGCTTTACGTTCCTGTAGAACAAATCGACCAAGTACAAAAGTACGTAGGATCTGAAGCCAGTGAGCCTAAAGTATACAAGCTTGGGGGAAGCGACTGGAAAAAGGTTAAGAATAAAGTCAAGTCGTCTGTGCAGGATATCGCTGATGACCTGATTAAGCTTTATGCAGAGCGGGAAGCTGCGAAAGGCTTTGCTTTTTCAAGGGATGGTGGATTGCAGCAGGAATTTGAAAGCATTTTTCCATATCAAGAAACAGAGGATCAATTAAGGGCTATTGACGAAATTAAAGAGGATATGGAAAAAGAGCGTCCTATGGATCGGCTTTTATGCGGTGATGTTGGTTATGGAAAAACGGAGGTAGCGATTCGAGCTGCCTTTAAGGCGATTCACGATGGGAAGCAGGTTGCTTTGCTTGTTCCGACTACGATTCTTGCTCAGCAGCATTACGAGACGTTACAGGAACGTTTTGCAGAATTTCCAGTGACGATCAAGTCTCTCAGTCGGTTCCGGTCCCGAAAAGAACAAACGGAAACGCTAAAGGGGTTAAAGCAGGGAACCGTCGATATTGTCATCGGTACACATCGTCTACTCTCAAAAGATGTGAAATTCAAAGAGCTGGGCCTACTCATCATCGATGAAGAACAGCGGTTTGGTGTGACACATAAAGAGAAAATTAAGCAAATGAAGACGAACGTCGATGTACTTACATTGACAGCAACACCGATTCCTCGTACCCTCCATATGTCGATGCTCGGTGTGAGGGATCTTTCAGTTATAGAGACTCCGCCCGAAAATCGTTTTCCTGTACAGACGTATGTTGTCGAATACAGTGGCAATATGATTCGTGAGGCAATCGAGCGTGAGCTTTCAAGAGGCGGTCAGGTGTACTTTTTATACAATCGAGTCGAATCGATTTCGCGAATGGCTGAGCAAATTTCGATGCTCGTTCCTGACGCAAGAATCGCCTACGCACATGGACAAATGAAAGAAAACGAGCTTGAAGCGGTGATGATCGACTTTTTAGAAGGAAATTATGATGTTCTTGTCAGTACGACAATCATTGAAACCGGGGTTGATATCCCGAACGTAAACACACTGATTGTCCATGATGCCGATAAAATGGGCTTATCCCAGTTGTATCAGCTTCGTGGTCGTGTCGGTCGCTCCAATAGGGTTGCGTATTCTTACTTTATGTATCAACGTGACAAAGTTCTTACTGAGGTCGCAGAAAAACGATTACAGGCGATCAAGGAATTCACGGAATTAGGATCTGGATTCAAAATTGCGATGCGGGACTTAACTATTCGTGGGGCAGGTAACCTTCTTGGTGCTCAACAACATGGCTTTATCGATTCTGTCGGCTTTGATTTGTATTCCCAGATGCTTAAAGAGGCAATTGAGGAACGAAAAGGGGATAAACCGAAAGAAGTAACGGTCAACCTGGAATTGGATATCGATGTAGACGCCTACATTCCTTCTCTCTATATAAGTGACGAAAAACAGAAGATCGACATGTATAAACGATTTAAAGCAATAAACAGCCTAGATGATGTGATGGACCTTAAAGATGAGATGATTGATCGGTTTGGCGATTACCCAGAGCAGGTTGCGAACTTATTCTCTGTTTCACGTATCAAAATGCTTGCTCAAAAGGAAAAAGTGCTGAAGGTTGAAAAAATTAAAAATCACCAAATTCAAATCCTTTTATCAAAAGAAGCTACATTACGAATTGATGGAAGTAAATTGTTTGAAATTGTTAATAAAATTGGTCGCCATGTGAACCTCGGTATGGCAGGGGAACAAATCAAGGTTCTGATCAACCGCCGCCATTTATCCGATTCAAAGTTACTGGATACGATTGAAACGGTCATGAATCAATTTCCCAATGCTAAAAAGGAACCCGTCCAAGCCTAA
- a CDS encoding anti-sigma-F factor Fin family protein, whose product MNIYYSCKHCRTPIGKIDVDSVNTVNLGFDHLSENERQEYLSYDEDGQLHVKSICEDCYEMLIKNPDYHALDSFIQ is encoded by the coding sequence TTGAACATTTATTACTCATGTAAGCACTGTCGTACTCCTATTGGAAAAATAGATGTTGATTCTGTCAATACTGTTAATCTAGGGTTCGACCACCTTTCGGAGAATGAACGACAGGAGTATTTATCATACGATGAAGATGGACAATTACATGTGAAGTCCATCTGTGAGGATTGTTATGAGATGTTAATCAAAAATCCAGATTACCATGCACTTGATTCTTTTATACAGTAA
- the spoVT gene encoding stage V sporulation protein T encodes MKATGIVRRIDDLGRVVIPKEIRRTLRIREGDPLEIFVDREGEVILKKYSPISELGDFAQEYAESLYEHTQHITLISDRDTFIAVAGGGKKDYQNKSIGKVIETSMNDRKSVVSPQPSSVEVVDGNSESLSHVIAPIVANGDPIGAVILLSKTDKQVGDTEQKLAETAAGFLAKQMEQ; translated from the coding sequence ATGAAAGCCACAGGTATCGTACGTCGAATCGATGATCTTGGACGGGTCGTTATTCCAAAGGAAATTCGTAGAACATTACGGATACGAGAGGGAGATCCGCTTGAAATTTTTGTTGATCGAGAAGGTGAAGTGATTTTAAAGAAATACTCCCCTATTAGTGAACTTGGGGACTTCGCACAGGAGTACGCTGAATCATTATATGAGCATACCCAGCATATTACATTAATATCAGATCGAGATACGTTTATCGCAGTCGCAGGTGGGGGCAAAAAGGATTACCAGAACAAAAGTATTGGGAAGGTGATTGAAACATCGATGAACGATCGTAAAAGTGTTGTTTCACCGCAGCCATCCTCGGTTGAGGTCGTCGATGGTAATAGTGAATCGCTCTCTCATGTCATCGCCCCTATTGTAGCCAATGGAGATCCGATCGGTGCAGTTATTTTACTTTCAAAAACGGACAAGCAGGTCGGTGATACTGAGCAAAAGCTTGCTGAAACAGCAGCTGGATTTTTAGCTAAACAGATGGAACAATAA